A stretch of the Fusobacterium varium genome encodes the following:
- a CDS encoding putative FAD dependent oxidoreductase — MERNLKYDVVVVGGGAAGISAAIGAKKSGKSVILIERNSCLGGQATNANVASYCGFFTHGDEPKQIIGGVGQMVLDKLSAIGKYDGYRLSTVGNAIIPLDSEALKFVLDELVLENEIPTLLYCTLIKTKTENSKITMIECVDDIGSIFIEGKTFVDASGDGNLAYLAGAEIIFGNPEGITQMSTNIMRIGNFDINIKLSPEVIEKAIQAAKKDGFKNLSKDSGIIFKAEQYGYAILPSVQVESLDCSTLTACEMNTRRQAQEYIEAFRKYIPGMENCTLISTGPKLGIRESRHIVGKYTLSLDEVLNAVKNKRGIARGAWPCENHQKLDKMAEYLWVKDNDYYEIPIDILLSKNIKNLWSAGRTVSADSMAFASVRVMGISFGTGHAAGVGAAYMAEYEDIDVDSIRIELKKQGAIL; from the coding sequence ATGGAAAGAAATTTAAAATATGATGTTGTAGTTGTGGGGGGAGGAGCAGCAGGGATATCAGCAGCTATAGGAGCTAAAAAAAGTGGGAAATCAGTTATCTTGATAGAGAGAAACAGTTGCTTAGGAGGGCAGGCAACTAATGCAAATGTAGCTTCCTATTGTGGTTTTTTTACTCATGGAGATGAGCCAAAACAGATAATAGGAGGAGTAGGACAGATGGTATTGGATAAATTATCTGCTATAGGCAAATATGATGGATATCGTCTTTCTACAGTTGGGAATGCCATTATTCCTTTAGATTCAGAAGCATTAAAGTTTGTACTGGATGAATTAGTATTGGAAAATGAGATTCCAACTTTGCTATATTGTACTCTGATAAAAACTAAAACAGAAAATTCAAAAATAACAATGATTGAATGTGTAGATGATATAGGGAGTATTTTTATTGAGGGAAAAACTTTTGTAGATGCCAGTGGAGATGGGAACCTAGCATATTTAGCTGGTGCTGAAATCATATTTGGCAATCCAGAAGGAATTACTCAGATGTCTACAAATATTATGAGAATAGGAAATTTTGACATAAATATAAAACTTTCTCCAGAGGTCATAGAAAAAGCAATACAGGCAGCTAAAAAAGATGGATTTAAAAATCTCAGTAAAGATTCAGGAATAATTTTTAAAGCAGAACAGTATGGATATGCTATTTTGCCAAGTGTTCAAGTGGAATCATTAGATTGTTCCACATTAACAGCCTGTGAAATGAATACAAGAAGACAGGCACAAGAGTATATAGAAGCATTTCGTAAATATATACCTGGGATGGAAAACTGTACTTTAATATCAACTGGGCCGAAATTAGGGATAAGAGAGAGCAGGCATATTGTAGGGAAGTATACACTTTCTTTAGATGAAGTTTTGAATGCAGTTAAAAATAAAAGAGGAATAGCCAGAGGAGCCTGGCCTTGTGAAAATCATCAAAAATTGGATAAAATGGCTGAATATTTATGGGTAAAAGATAATGATTACTATGAAATTCCAATAGATATATTATTATCTAAGAATATAAAAAATCTATGGAGTGCAGGAAGGACTGTGAGTGCTGATTCTATGGCATTTGCTTCTGTACGTGTGATGGGAATAAGTTTTGGAACTGGGCATGCTGCAGGAGTAGGAGCAGCATATATGGCTGAATATGAAGATATAGATGTTGATTCTATAAGAATAGAATTGAAAAAACAAGGGGCTATACTCTAA
- a CDS encoding putative transcriptional regulator, giving the protein MDRTQLMYVTATAKHGNITKAAEELCISQPSLSNQIIKLENELNIKLFERKRHRVELTEAGRAFVESSLPILNSFGKLEQLMGEYASMNKGSINIGILPIFSALQLPDYLYEFKEKFPKIDMIIKESGSSSLVNSILKKELDVAFTILTDVSLEKLKTELNIIKLQKDRIVVVVEENHRLAGNKSIELKDLANEKLIFSNDNFQFPNIILDYLKLHQIPHQVSCSCTQMETIFTLVSRDFGITFCSEVTAQKELKEKENSKLKLKSIPLLPLSERIIYLISGKNPGYHPTIDNFTRFIREKYNIKTLR; this is encoded by the coding sequence ATGGACAGGACGCAATTGATGTATGTAACAGCTACAGCAAAACATGGAAATATAACTAAAGCAGCTGAAGAATTATGTATATCTCAGCCATCTCTTTCTAATCAAATTATAAAATTAGAGAATGAGCTAAATATAAAACTTTTTGAAAGAAAAAGACATAGAGTAGAGTTAACAGAAGCTGGAAGGGCTTTTGTTGAATCATCACTTCCTATACTCAATAGTTTTGGAAAATTAGAACAGCTTATGGGAGAATATGCTTCTATGAATAAGGGAAGTATCAATATTGGAATTTTACCCATTTTTTCTGCATTACAACTCCCTGATTATCTTTATGAATTTAAAGAAAAATTCCCCAAAATTGATATGATAATAAAAGAAAGTGGAAGCTCTTCACTAGTTAATTCTATTTTAAAAAAAGAGCTAGATGTGGCATTTACAATACTTACAGATGTATCTTTAGAAAAATTAAAAACAGAATTGAATATAATAAAATTACAAAAAGATAGAATTGTAGTAGTAGTTGAAGAAAATCACAGACTTGCTGGGAATAAAAGTATTGAATTGAAAGACCTTGCCAATGAAAAATTAATTTTTTCTAATGATAATTTTCAATTTCCAAATATAATATTAGATTATCTTAAACTGCACCAAATTCCTCATCAGGTTTCATGCAGCTGCACACAAATGGAAACTATATTTACTCTGGTATCAAGAGATTTTGGTATAACATTCTGCAGTGAGGTAACAGCTCAAAAAGAACTTAAAGAAAAAGAAAACAGTAAACTAAAATTAAAAAGTATTCCTCTTCTCCCTCTTTCTGAGCGTATTATTTATCTTATATCAGGAAAAAATCCGGGTTACCACCCTACAATTGATAATTTTACAAGATTTATAAGAGAAAAATACAATATAAAAACTCTCAGATAA
- a CDS encoding carbonate dehydratase: MENKNNLEKILIFNKEFVEAKEYEKYQTTKYPEKKIAIVSCMDTRLTELLPKAMNLKNGDAKIIKNAGGLVIHPFGSAMRSILICIYEFNIKEVFIVGHYDCGVSNLNADKIVEKMESKGIDMNTLNTLFYSGINVKEWMHGFDCVEESVEKSVSVVRNHPLVPKDVAVHGLIMDPLTGEINLVINGFDSIKK, from the coding sequence ATGGAAAATAAAAATAATTTAGAAAAAATATTAATATTTAACAAAGAGTTTGTTGAAGCAAAAGAATATGAAAAGTATCAAACTACTAAGTATCCTGAAAAAAAAATAGCAATAGTATCTTGTATGGACACAAGATTAACAGAACTTCTGCCTAAAGCTATGAATCTTAAAAATGGTGATGCAAAAATCATTAAAAATGCTGGCGGACTTGTTATACATCCTTTTGGAAGTGCTATGAGAAGTATCCTTATCTGTATATATGAATTCAATATCAAAGAAGTTTTTATAGTTGGACATTATGACTGTGGGGTCAGCAATTTAAATGCTGACAAAATAGTTGAAAAAATGGAATCAAAAGGTATTGATATGAATACCCTGAATACACTTTTTTATTCTGGTATAAATGTAAAGGAATGGATGCATGGATTTGACTGTGTAGAAGAATCTGTTGAAAAAAGTGTGTCTGTAGTCAGAAATCACCCTCTTGTTCCAAAAGATGTAGCTGTTCATGGACTTATCATGGATCCTTTGACTGGTGAAATCAATCTTGTTATAAATGGATTTGATTCAATAAAGAAATAA
- a CDS encoding integral membrane protein: MFKLFFKGIIIGVANIMPGVSGGTLAVILGVYDKLTEAIGNFLTVPFKKKIEYGKFLLQICSGMLIGIILFAKIIEFCFTNYPRSTAAFFSLLILPSIPFIIKGEDKKNKENITSFIIGAAITLIFVFLDYRFGSETDAKTLVQVITFSYCIKLFFCGALAAGAMIIPGISGSLLLLMLGEYYNILGFISKFFDGAVHIASYTSLSEIIHNLYIIPLTVFSVGILIGLVLIAKLINMLLSSKHRSATLFFIAGIIVVSVLQIWINLYK, translated from the coding sequence ATGTTTAAACTTTTTTTTAAAGGAATAATAATTGGTGTGGCAAATATCATGCCCGGAGTTTCTGGCGGTACTCTTGCCGTTATTTTAGGAGTTTATGATAAACTGACAGAGGCTATTGGAAATTTTCTTACTGTTCCTTTTAAAAAGAAGATAGAGTATGGAAAATTTTTACTTCAGATTTGTTCTGGAATGCTTATAGGAATAATCCTCTTCGCTAAAATAATAGAATTTTGCTTTACTAATTATCCTAGAAGTACTGCAGCCTTTTTCAGTCTTCTTATTCTTCCTTCCATACCTTTTATTATAAAGGGAGAAGACAAAAAAAATAAAGAAAATATAACTTCATTTATCATTGGAGCAGCTATTACATTAATATTTGTATTTTTAGACTATCGTTTCGGAAGCGAAACTGATGCTAAAACACTTGTACAGGTTATAACTTTTTCTTACTGCATAAAGCTTTTCTTTTGTGGTGCATTGGCTGCTGGAGCTATGATAATACCTGGAATATCTGGTTCTCTCCTTCTGCTGATGCTTGGAGAATACTATAATATACTTGGATTTATCAGTAAGTTTTTTGATGGAGCAGTACACATTGCTAGTTACACTTCTTTAAGTGAAATCATACATAATCTTTATATAATTCCTCTGACAGTTTTTTCTGTAGGTATACTAATAGGGTTGGTACTGATAGCAAAACTAATTAATATGCTTCTTTCATCAAAACATAGAAGTGCTACTCTTTTCTTTATAGCAGGAATTATTGTTGTTTCTGTACTTCAAATATGGATAAATCTATATAAATAA
- a CDS encoding putative transcriptional regulator encodes MTITEVSKQFDLTADTLRYYERIGLVPPVPRNKSGIRDYDENSCRWIQLMKCMRKAGVQIEALIEYAALFQKGNETVEARKRLLIEQRNQLIDKMEDIKESLRILNNKIDRYEHGLMIIEKDLEK; translated from the coding sequence ATGACCATTACAGAGGTTAGTAAACAATTTGATTTGACTGCTGATACCCTCAGATATTATGAAAGAATTGGATTGGTACCACCAGTACCAAGAAATAAAAGCGGAATAAGAGATTATGATGAAAATTCATGTCGTTGGATACAGTTGATGAAATGTATGAGGAAGGCAGGAGTCCAGATAGAAGCATTGATTGAATATGCAGCATTATTTCAAAAAGGAAATGAAACAGTAGAGGCGAGAAAGAGGCTTCTTATAGAACAAAGAAATCAGCTTATTGATAAAATGGAAGATATTAAGGAATCATTGCGTATTTTAAATAATAAAATAGATAGATATGAACATGGACTTATGATTATAGAAAAAGATCTGGAAAAATAA
- a CDS encoding flavodoxin encodes MKISKELIVYFSHKGNNYVGGKIVNLSVGNTEVIAKKIQNLLKCDIFKIETVKSYSLDYNKTTEEAKKELNINARPEIIGGIENIDSYDTIFLGYPNWWGTMPMAVFTFLDMYNLSGKKIIPFCTHEGSHLGNSIKDLKNLCSDSKILDGLAIYGSSVNEADKDLEKWLHKLGSLK; translated from the coding sequence ATGAAAATTTCAAAAGAACTTATAGTATACTTTTCTCACAAGGGAAACAACTATGTTGGAGGTAAAATTGTAAATCTTTCAGTTGGAAATACAGAAGTAATAGCAAAAAAGATTCAAAATCTCCTGAAATGTGATATATTTAAAATAGAAACTGTAAAATCATACTCTTTAGATTATAATAAAACTACAGAAGAGGCTAAAAAAGAATTAAATATAAATGCCAGACCTGAAATAATAGGGGGAATTGAAAATATAGATTCTTATGATACTATTTTTTTAGGATATCCAAATTGGTGGGGAACTATGCCTATGGCAGTCTTTACATTTCTTGATATGTATAATCTTTCAGGCAAAAAAATAATTCCATTTTGTACTCATGAAGGAAGTCATCTAGGAAACAGCATAAAAGATTTAAAAAATCTTTGTTCAGATTCTAAAATTTTAGATGGTTTAGCTATTTATGGCTCTAGTGTAAATGAAGCAGATAAGGATTTAGAAAAATGGCTTCATAAATTAGGTTCTTTGAAATAA
- the moaC gene encoding molybdenum cofactor biosynthesis protein C, protein MDFTHFNENGRARMVDVSEKDETKRKAIARGYIQMAADTIKAVTDGKIKKGDVLSVAQVGGICGAKKTWDLIPMCHNILLTGADIDFEIAEDRIWIEASVKTTGKTGVEMEALTAVTVAALTIYDMCKAIDKHMIIGEIKLISKTGGKSDFHLENK, encoded by the coding sequence ATGGATTTTACACATTTCAATGAAAATGGCAGAGCAAGAATGGTTGATGTCAGTGAGAAAGATGAGACTAAAAGAAAAGCGATAGCCAGAGGATATATTCAGATGGCAGCTGATACCATTAAAGCTGTAACTGATGGAAAAATAAAAAAAGGAGATGTTCTTTCAGTAGCACAGGTAGGGGGAATATGTGGAGCTAAAAAAACATGGGATTTGATACCTATGTGTCATAATATACTTCTAACTGGAGCAGATATAGATTTTGAAATAGCAGAAGACAGAATATGGATAGAGGCATCAGTAAAAACTACTGGCAAAACGGGAGTAGAAATGGAAGCTCTTACTGCTGTAACTGTAGCAGCTTTGACTATATATGATATGTGTAAGGCCATAGATAAACATATGATTATAGGAGAGATAAAACTTATAAGCAAAACTGGTGGGAAAAGTGATTTTCATTTAGAAAATAAATAA
- the moeA gene encoding molybdopterin molybdenumtransferase → MKKIETVNAVGYVLQHDITEIIPGEVKGRAFKKGHIIKEEDVEKLLKLGKDHIYVFELGDKGIHENDAALILGKLGKGKNIRLADEIKEGKINFYAEEDGVLKVDTEKLLDLNMLGEISFATLPDNIPVRKGELIAGARVIPLVVDKEKMEKAQNIILSPILNVNSYRKYKVGMITTGNEVFFGRIEDKFGKIVTDKLKKFDCEVIAQFLSQDNKEMIKAKAQELLDMGAEMLIFTGGMSVDPDDVTPSAIIEMGGELVSYGSPVLPGSMFLLSYLGNVPVMGLPGCVMFAKRTIFDLVLPRVLSGEKLTTRDIMMYGNGGLCQSCEICHYPNCTFGK, encoded by the coding sequence ATGAAAAAAATTGAAACTGTAAATGCAGTAGGATATGTATTACAGCATGATATTACAGAGATAATCCCTGGTGAAGTAAAGGGAAGAGCCTTCAAAAAAGGACATATAATAAAGGAAGAAGATGTAGAAAAATTACTGAAATTAGGAAAAGATCACATTTATGTTTTTGAATTAGGAGATAAAGGAATACATGAAAATGATGCAGCTCTTATTCTTGGAAAGCTAGGAAAAGGAAAAAATATAAGGTTGGCTGATGAGATAAAAGAGGGAAAAATAAATTTTTATGCTGAAGAAGATGGTGTACTTAAAGTAGATACAGAAAAACTTCTTGATCTTAATATGCTGGGAGAAATTTCTTTCGCAACACTTCCAGATAATATTCCAGTAAGAAAAGGAGAACTTATAGCAGGGGCCAGAGTAATTCCTTTAGTTGTAGATAAAGAAAAAATGGAAAAGGCGCAAAATATTATTTTAAGTCCTATATTAAATGTCAATAGTTACAGAAAGTATAAAGTAGGAATGATAACTACTGGAAACGAAGTTTTTTTTGGGAGAATAGAGGATAAATTTGGAAAAATAGTTACAGATAAACTTAAAAAATTTGATTGTGAAGTAATTGCTCAATTTCTTTCACAGGACAATAAAGAAATGATAAAAGCAAAGGCACAGGAACTTTTGGATATGGGAGCAGAAATGCTTATATTTACAGGTGGAATGTCTGTAGATCCTGATGATGTAACACCTTCAGCTATAATAGAAATGGGAGGAGAACTTGTAAGTTATGGTTCACCTGTTCTTCCAGGTTCTATGTTTTTGTTGTCATATCTTGGAAATGTGCCTGTAATGGGGCTTCCTGGATGTGTTATGTTTGCAAAGAGAACTATATTTGATTTAGTTCTTCCTAGAGTATTAAGTGGAGAAAAACTTACAACTAGGGATATTATGATGTATGGGAATGGAGGGCTTTGTCAAAGCTGTGAAATATGCCATTATCCTAATTGTACGTTTGGAAAGTAA
- a CDS encoding putative ABC transporter permease, with the protein MNRFDINAVFLTLKIASISTVLTLIAAVFLVWGMENRSKKLRSIIEMLINLSLFISPTVLGYILIIFLGKRGIIGSYLYKFFNIQVIFSWWAGIITAFVVSLPLMYNCIKAGFSSLDYTYREAGKEMGASDFQILRLIILPLIRRNILAGIVLSFGRALGEFGATLMLAGNIPGKTQTMSIAIYSAVERGDNETANLLLVIVLIISFCIMCLYNYFFKGAEK; encoded by the coding sequence ATGAATAGATTTGATATAAATGCTGTATTTTTAACCTTGAAAATAGCTTCTATATCCACTGTTTTAACATTGATAGCAGCAGTATTCTTAGTATGGGGTATGGAAAACAGGAGTAAAAAACTTAGAAGTATAATTGAAATGCTTATAAATCTTTCTCTTTTTATATCTCCTACAGTTCTTGGGTATATTCTCATTATATTCCTTGGAAAAAGGGGTATAATAGGTTCATATCTGTATAAGTTTTTTAATATTCAGGTAATATTTTCATGGTGGGCAGGAATAATCACTGCATTTGTAGTATCTCTGCCTCTTATGTACAATTGTATAAAAGCAGGATTTTCATCATTGGACTATACATACAGAGAAGCTGGAAAAGAAATGGGAGCTTCTGATTTTCAGATACTTCGATTAATAATACTTCCATTGATAAGGAGAAATATACTTGCAGGTATAGTATTATCTTTTGGAAGAGCTCTGGGAGAATTTGGTGCCACTCTTATGCTGGCAGGAAACATACCAGGAAAGACACAGACTATGTCTATTGCCATATATTCAGCAGTTGAACGTGGAGATAATGAAACAGCTAATCTTCTGTTGGTGATAGTACTTATAATAAGTTTTTGTATAATGTGTCTATATAACTATTTTTTTAAAGGAGCAGAAAAGTAA
- the modA gene encoding Molybdate-binding periplasmic protein precursor yields the protein MKKVFTTLIAAVSIFLLAACGKTEKKEITISAAASLNEVLSQIVENYQKENKNVVINVNFGASGALKKQIEGGAPVDFVFFASKKDLEDLKKQDLVSEKFSKDILENTMVVAGRKKIDSLSEMLDHKVAIGDPDVVPAGRYAKQVLENEGLWDRMQENFVLSKDVRSAMQYVDLYEVDYAMIYKTDSKVMKNAEIVYEVPNTLHTPIIYSCGILKDKERDEVKDFYKFLTTKESIDIFDKFGFKVINE from the coding sequence ATGAAAAAAGTTTTTACAACGTTGATAGCAGCAGTATCGATTTTTTTATTAGCAGCATGTGGGAAAACAGAAAAAAAGGAGATAACTATAAGTGCGGCAGCAAGTTTGAATGAGGTATTATCTCAAATAGTGGAAAATTATCAAAAAGAAAATAAAAATGTAGTAATAAATGTAAATTTTGGGGCCTCTGGAGCTTTGAAAAAGCAAATAGAAGGGGGAGCTCCTGTAGATTTTGTATTTTTTGCATCTAAAAAAGACTTGGAAGATTTAAAAAAGCAAGATTTAGTATCTGAAAAATTTTCTAAAGATATTCTTGAAAACACAATGGTAGTAGCAGGAAGAAAAAAAATAGACAGTTTATCTGAAATGCTGGATCATAAAGTAGCAATAGGAGATCCCGATGTAGTACCTGCTGGAAGATATGCAAAACAGGTATTGGAAAATGAAGGATTATGGGATAGAATGCAGGAAAACTTTGTACTTTCTAAAGATGTCAGAAGTGCTATGCAGTATGTGGATTTATATGAAGTTGATTATGCTATGATTTATAAAACAGACAGCAAGGTTATGAAAAATGCTGAAATAGTTTATGAAGTACCGAATACACTTCACACACCTATTATATATAGTTGTGGTATATTAAAAGATAAAGAGAGAGATGAAGTAAAAGATTTTTATAAATTCCTTACAACAAAGGAATCGATAGACATTTTTGATAAATTTGGGTTTAAAGTAATAAATGAATAG
- the mog gene encoding Molybdopterin adenylyltransferase, with amino-acid sequence MFRTAIVCMSDKGAKGEREDLSTKVIEKIIIENGYKVTKKILIPDEFELIKETLKNICDNDEADLILTTGGTGFSKRDVTPEATLEIIDKAAPGIPEAIRAYSMTITKRAMLSRAAAGIRKNTLIINMPGSPKAVEESLSFIIDSLTHGLEILVGSSSECARR; translated from the coding sequence ATGTTTAGAACAGCTATAGTTTGTATGAGTGACAAGGGAGCTAAAGGAGAGAGAGAAGACCTTTCAACTAAAGTAATAGAAAAAATAATTATTGAAAATGGATACAAAGTGACAAAAAAAATATTAATACCTGATGAATTTGAGCTTATAAAAGAAACATTAAAAAATATATGTGATAATGATGAAGCTGATTTAATTCTTACTACTGGTGGAACGGGATTTTCAAAAAGAGATGTAACTCCAGAAGCAACATTAGAAATAATAGATAAAGCTGCTCCAGGAATTCCAGAAGCCATAAGAGCTTATTCCATGACTATAACTAAAAGAGCTATGCTTTCCAGAGCTGCTGCTGGAATAAGAAAAAATACTCTTATTATAAACATGCCTGGAAGTCCAAAAGCTGTAGAAGAATCTTTATCTTTTATTATAGATTCTCTTACTCATGGCTTAGAAATATTGGTGGGAAGTTCATCTGAATGTGCAAGAAGATAA
- a CDS encoding putative transcriptional regulator: MQKYFLIGEISELLKIPRSTLRYYDREGIISPKFRKENNYRYYTRAQIITIKKITTMRKLGLTLDEIKIFFNEKTDEREKEKKMKY; the protein is encoded by the coding sequence ATGCAAAAGTATTTTTTAATTGGAGAAATTTCTGAACTTCTTAAAATTCCACGTTCGACATTAAGATACTACGATAGAGAGGGCATAATTTCACCTAAATTTAGAAAAGAAAATAATTACAGGTACTATACAAGAGCTCAAATAATAACAATAAAAAAAATAACTACAATGAGAAAACTGGGTCTGACTTTAGATGAAATTAAAATCTTTTTTAATGAAAAAACAGATGAAAGAGAAAAAGAAAAAAAGATGAAATATTAA
- a CDS encoding putative transposase codes for MFFFYDRDLLTKLAYAVNDVFKYQFHNIKAKNQRIHKISKYSSKYFTNSDIIHYGLITVIHTFGRDLKWNPHIHAIVTLGGFNKNFQFLEKKYFHVNSIAGQWKKMVIDIVKSGNYDKPEIKAKAYAAANYLYRKNTRFFFNVAKNDLNNNIYAIKYIGRYLSRAPIAEYKIVDFYDNKVTFYYESLADDKQRIELTLDVETFLSKLIIHIPPKHFKMIRRFGIYSRNIKSELKNIMKFMRKYVSKYSNSTFYQLEIWNAFGVNPFYCFKCNARMKVKKISYFNIHTGSICWKEYR; via the coding sequence ATGTTTTTCTTCTATGATAGAGACCTTTTAACTAAGCTTGCTTATGCTGTTAATGATGTTTTTAAATATCAATTTCATAACATTAAAGCAAAAAATCAAAGAATTCATAAAATTTCAAAATATTCCTCTAAATACTTTACTAACTCAGATATCATTCATTATGGATTGATTACTGTTATTCATACCTTTGGGCGCGATCTTAAATGGAACCCTCATATTCATGCTATTGTTACTTTAGGTGGATTCAATAAAAACTTCCAATTTCTTGAAAAAAAATATTTTCATGTCAATTCCATTGCTGGACAATGGAAAAAAATGGTTATTGATATTGTTAAATCTGGAAATTATGACAAGCCTGAAATTAAAGCTAAAGCTTATGCTGCTGCTAACTACCTTTATCGCAAAAATACAAGATTCTTTTTCAATGTTGCAAAAAATGATTTAAATAATAATATTTATGCAATTAAATATATTGGCAGATATCTGTCAAGAGCTCCTATCGCAGAATATAAAATTGTTGATTTCTATGATAATAAGGTTACTTTCTATTATGAAAGTCTTGCTGATGATAAACAAAGAATTGAGCTTACTTTAGATGTGGAAACATTTCTTTCCAAATTAATTATTCACATTCCCCCTAAACATTTCAAAATGATTAGGCGCTTTGGAATCTATTCTAGAAATATTAAATCAGAACTTAAAAACATCATGAAATTCATGAGAAAATATGTCTCTAAATATTCCAATTCTACTTTTTATCAACTTGAAATATGGAACGCTTTTGGAGTAAATCCTTTTTATTGTTTTAAATGTAATGCCAGAATGAAAGTTAAAAAAATATCATATTTTAATATACATACAGGCTCCATTTGCTGGAAAGAATATCGCTAA
- a CDS encoding putative transposase, which yields MFFFYDRDLLTKLAYAVNDVFKYQFHNIKAKNQRIHKISKYSSKYFTNSDIIHYGLITVIHTFGRDLKWNPHIHAIVTLGGFNKNYQFLEKKYFHVNSIAGQWKKMVIDIVKSGNYDKPEIKAKAYAAANYLYRKNTRFFFNVAKNDLNNNIYAIKYIGRYLSRAPIAEYKIIDFYDNKVTFYYESLADDKQRIELTLDAETFLSKLIIHIPPKHFKMIRRFGIYSRNIKSELKNIMKFMRKYVSKYSNSTFYQLEIWKAFGVNPFYCFKCNARMKVKKISYFNIHTGSICWKEYR from the coding sequence ATGTTTTTCTTCTATGATAGAGACCTTTTAACTAAGCTTGCTTATGCTGTTAATGATGTTTTTAAATATCAATTTCATAACATTAAAGCAAAAAATCAAAGAATTCATAAAATTTCAAAATATTCCTCTAAATACTTTACTAACTCAGATATCATTCATTATGGATTGATTACTGTTATTCATACCTTTGGACGCGATCTTAAATGGAATCCTCATATTCATGCTATTGTTACTTTAGGTGGATTCAATAAAAACTACCAATTTCTTGAAAAAAAATATTTTCATGTCAATTCCATTGCTGGACAATGGAAAAAAATGGTTATTGATATTGTTAAATCTGGAAATTATGACAAGCCTGAAATTAAAGCTAAAGCTTATGCTGCTGCTAACTACCTTTATCGCAAAAATACAAGATTCTTTTTCAATGTTGCAAAAAATGATTTAAATAATAATATTTATGCAATTAAATATATTGGCAGATATCTGTCAAGAGCTCCTATCGCAGAATATAAAATTATTGATTTCTATGATAATAAGGTTACTTTCTATTATGAAAGTCTTGCTGATGATAAACAAAGAATTGAGCTTACTTTAGATGCAGAAACATTTCTTTCTAAATTAATTATTCACATTCCCCCTAAACATTTCAAAATGATTAGGCGCTTTGGAATCTATTCTAGAAATATTAAATCAGAACTTAAAAATATCATGAAATTCATGAGAAAATATGTCTCTAAATATTCCAATTCTACTTTTTATCAACTTGAAATATGGAAAGCTTTTGGAGTAAATCCTTTTTATTGTTTTAAATGTAATGCCAGAATGAAAGTTAAAAAAATATCATATTTTAATATACATACAGGCTCCATTTGCTGGAAAGAATATCGCTAA